A region of the Arctopsyche grandis isolate Sample6627 chromosome 10, ASM5162203v2, whole genome shotgun sequence genome:
CGGTTCAATTCCACACTGCTATTTTCAAATGTGCCGCGTCGATAGCGGGAGATTCGAAATTACTTCGCGCGATTTTATTTACCATCGcttaattcgaaattcgaaccTCTCTTCGGCCAAATGTCTGCAGTCGCAGTGACACGCTTGACAACCTAACGGTGAATTTTTCGTTGCTCGTTATCATAGAAGTAGAATCATAGATAtataatcggtctccgtgacgagacagaatgttaaattacagaaaacactgtaggcatatagtacaactgaaatgatctcatcaggtcactgcgacacatatccaggaaagtcattaacgcatggcacacgctcgcctcgtcaaaaggtcgacacgtgtttctatacacgtgtcttggaaacaaaggaagaactcactgaacccataaaaaccacgaactacgtccaggcgtatgaacccataaaaccacgctcgcgagtaccaagaacaaaagatgtgcacacgacacacttcaacccaaaacgtttataaagcaacgcagcaacctccaccggcagagtgagcctctagagttcaactagatcacatctccgaagaaacctcttcgtacatacaataaccattgtaccaattgaacgcaaataaacgatcctctttcaaactacacaaaacgtgtttcgttagaccgggatacggtcaacataccttccctgtcttacactgGTGACCCCCTCACCTGTCTTGCACTGATGACCGCCGACTACTAAATCGGCGATCTTacaacacaaatatcggaagacaaagattgaaaatcgaaagatcaaaaaaaaagggtgcatggtaaacgatacatactcacttaatttgcgcgagcagggtacaacaggcaCAAGAGAAACTGGCTTTTCCTCTTGTTcatgttgtaccctgctcgtgcaaattaagtgagtatgtaccgtttaccatgcaccaattttttatctttcgacttaagatctttcgattttcgatctttgccttccgatatttgcgttttctgtaatttaacattctggctcgtcacggagaccgataatacaaagatgggccctgacgcctaattttggtcggagatcttgtcgtcactaactgaggggtgcggggggtttaactagcggggaagttgggaaaaaaaaggtcGACGCAGCGGTCGtcgtttttttcaccacttccccgctagttaaaccccccgcactcCTCGattagtgacgacaagatctccgcaataTCTAtgcaatcgacctttcctacttagaagctaactagctactgtGAGTTGGACCATGCACTACTTTGTTTGTGCATGGTCCAACAGGGTGACTGGCTTAGAGCGTAAAGGCGCATCTAtggttattctatatctatgagtagaatgcatagaatggtcattgttaacaaaagtatcgtctaaaagcaaGCCATCAAAGAGAGAGACAGAAAGTCAGAaaagagacaagagagagagagagagacgaagtttagcaaacaatgaacaaactctttttttagcaacatttttggaggctaagagcgattctatgcattctacttctatgctcGTTATGCATGTGCGAGTATATTCGaaacggtgaccggaaaaatgcactctcgagacatccaaactttcagagatgctcaaggagaattaacgcaatagaattccaccaAAAGGGTGTCAAGGGGTTTTCCGGGAACCATTCGAAACTTGGGAGCCCCCAACTAGTGAAAACTAATtgcaaattgaataaataacagAATAAAGTACCATaacaagttttattttaattttgaaatatatgaaaatgaagtttaaaattttacatattttggggTTTCGGAAGCCAGTGCTTGTGTCGGTAATTGATACTGTTAGTAATATTGACTGTGTTGAAGGCCCcaatggattatttcgcacattacgACAGTGGATGCCACGAAAATcacgaattctcgttagtaagATAGTTCGCGTGCATACAGGTCGGTTAATGAGAGTTGGCGCGCTCACGTACTCACACAGAAGCGCGCGAAAGGGACAGagcgtctttttattattgaatgcagtgtAACAGTATGACGGTAAACgagttacatcccaaatgtgaatcgctaccaggattaccgccgctacgaaaatcgctcgcgcggtaCTGTCGCACAAAAATTTGTCGCTCaggaaaactgcccaaatattgctcaacaaatgcttttttatacgaGATTTGGGCAATGAACAATGTTTGATGGGCAATGAGGCAATTTTTGAGCAATGATTTGGGCAATGAACAATTTTTGAACAATGTTTGGGTAATAACTCTCGattgatggaattttcaggtgcGAGATTTTCCGTAATCGAGATTTTAGCGATGTGTAAAAATCACCAAGCCACCTGTGCCTGTACGATAATGCATCGCTGCTTACCGAGGGCAAACAAATTTTGCGGACAGTTTCTCAAGTAGTAATTATCCCGTACCAGATTATTCCTAACGggagaatatttttataaatattgaatatttaatgtgaATTGTCAAATTTGGATGTTTGTGACCTCTGTATTaccaatttatttcatttaattgtcGAACAGTTAATCGAAAATTGGTTACCCCCCCCCCATTTATGGTGAGTTCAAATgtgcatcatcatcatcatcatcatttacagacagggccgcgcctaccatatgtacaagTGTGTGCAACACACACAGGCGgcctaaaaaaattatattcctttaaAACTACGAAACAAGACATTGTAAATGCAGTTAGGTTGTCTTTTTGTATTCTTTTGAATTagtgttgcaagttacaacttttAACACATCCCTTCTTTAATTTGTGGAAATAACGGGATAACAAGTATAGCTTCGATCCGCATAGAGCTAGgtattttatgttctattatctttgcgactactAGATTTATTTCTTCAAGTGTTGGTTGAGttttggttggtcatcgaatgAACAATGTCCTAGAAGTGGGATTGGAAGTAAAAATACtacattttcatgaatgaacttgaaaacgttcagaactaaacgttttggttttttgtGTTGTAGGCGGGTTTGATTTtttgtgttgacagcgctgttgaatGCTGTGAAGgctgcgtagatcacgtcggggtcaccaaTATAGGGGACTGTGttggctgcgctgtgggctgatgtgaaggctgcgtagttcagatcacgtcggggtcaccaatgtaggcggggtaggaagtgttgacagcgctgttgaatGCTGTGAAGgctgcgtagatcacgtcggggtcaccaatgtaggggACTGTGttggctgcgctgtgggctgctgtgACGGCTGCGTAGTTCagatcacgtcggggtcaccaatgtaggcggggtaggtatgtgctcgaatgtttggcgtcgttccactcgatttagtttaatgaaTGCAGGTGTTCTTTGACTTGATGTCGTTCTGATtggtttgttggggtggaatatgctcgaatgtttggcgtcgttccactcgatttaacttaatggatgcaggtgttcttcgacttgagatgacgtcaatggttgagcgtgagaaatgtattctccgtcgcacTAGATGTTTCGATggcgatgacgagattcctacagtgTTTTTcaggttaatttttattgtaattaaatttttccacactatatttatcacaaggtaagatttttgtaCTGCTCTCATGCACttcatttttttactaacctcctttacgttttttattaatatgatttatacaaatgctgataaaattaaagagaggccaatttaagtttgcacacaggcgaCCTGTTCACAGCTGGATGATTTTGGATCCATTACTGGCGTCTTCctttttgcacaactctcatcccacatattttcctaattttgtcttctttgcggtcttccttttacccttttacatgaTTTCGAGTGccattctaataataataatatttcgtttGTCCACCTCTCGTCCATTATTTtggctacgtgacccacccatttccatttcaatctcttccctCTCTCCCCTATATCCACTACCATATTTGCAAAAATGATAATCATGCTTATCAATTCTCATTCTACTactatttttgaattatctaagatattactataaaattaagatatactatttttaaattatgttatcTTAGACTTCTAAAACTTCAATCAACATGGAATATACAGTAATTAAAACCGCGCTGAAATTGTACGTAAACTTATGTCCAgcccacgtatgtatgtacatataaaagaacCACCGtcttacttataataataaatacatacatatttgcgaaaatataaatcaaattgtgcctattaataaattatatctaaaatcgcgatttaaaatgaattactatcacaatatgtaaaatttgacCTAAGAAGTGTAGCCACATTTAACAGAATAAGTCAATTTCAAATACTTCGATCTAATTTGATTTTTCATGatacatattaaattcatagaaatcaaacatatgtacctcaaaaaattaaataataatttgcacAACTATCACCACgatcttttcaattttaataaccaacaaaaatataatagggGTTGTAATTAAGAATGTGGCCTCGTAAGGGTGCGGTCGCGCCACTCCTTAAATTCCAGTCATTGGCATTCTTTCATGCCTGCGGAAGTGGTATTGGATCCTTTCACCTCTTTTTAAAATCGAAAGTGTATAAgaagaaaataatgaatcaGATTGAAGGGCCAGAGCTTAGTTGGCTGGAGCAAAAGGTTCTGGGAGACCTTAAAGTGTGGCAAATTACTTTCCTTACGTTTGGTGCATTTATGACTCTCAGTATGATgcctatttatttataaatatatacttactctttattatttccattttgtatattatttattactgttGCTGTAGCTATAGCACTTTGTTGCTGCATAAAGTTCAGAGTACCTAGAACCAAACAGCAAATCGAGGCAAATTACCAACGCAGATTAATTACGCAAAAATTTCGCCAGCAAttagaaaaaattcaaaattcacaaATGGATTGCATCGATTTAAAAACAGGTAGCAGAACAATTGATGTACGTATGtcttgttttatataaatttttttaaacttaaattaCCCTTCAGCTTTGGAGATAATCAGAGCTAATCTGAAATCTGATTTAGAAATCGAAAAAGACCCACAGCAGAGCGTTTCACTGATGAGCTCCATAGTTTCTCCAGTTCAAAGTATCAGTTGAACCTTTCTctttatttttcaatgctaAAAGGCCGATATTTCACATAATAATTCTTAATACTATTCTGCAGGTCTGGACGAAGCATCATTAAAATCTTCCCACATTATGCATAACAAACAACAAGCCGAACCACAACTAGAAGGAAACACCGGGATGAAAAAACTAAGCAGCAAATTCAGCGCCCTAGTTAGCACATTCAAACAGAGAGCGAGCGAAAAAAATGATATCAtgtattgaataatattatcaTTCATTTTCCATTTATAATGGCACTTGCATACCTAAAGAAAAAACTTTAGGTACACATTTTGTATGCAGTTCAGCTTATGCACGTGCAATGACTTAAAATGACAGATATTAGtagtttgaaatatttattaaatatttaaaaatcattataattataaaataatcgtATTAAGAATCACGAATAGtggaaaatatatatcaataaaacaaatatatatttaaaaaaagttttcttttcataataacaatattataaaataagaagTACATTTTTTCATACATGTGACAACCGTGAACACAGCATAATTGTAACATTCGCCTCTTCGGATCCCTCGATACCGAGTTCAGATCAATTTGCGCCCGTCATCGGCGACTATGAACTCGGCGAATGTCAAACaatgcaatttttaaatttaaataattgcacctgtatttagtatgtacatgtaaaactTGATGAAAGCAATGGgtatattttgataaatgcaACATGTTGCAAGAACAACTGCTATGCGACGCAGTCGAAACATTGCATTATATTGCCAATTACATTTACCAAATTTcaaatgcatttttatataatataattatatttcacattagacgctatttttttttttgataaaacttttttaattaagccATATATATTCAATGTTAATACATAATAAAGtttcacatataaaaaatattagcaattgataaaaaaaaaagtattacgttaatacaaattataatgaCTATATTTGATCAATCATTTTCATACATTCAAATTAGGTAAATTCAAATGTCttatgttaaataataataaaaaatatatgtgtatttattattattgcctATGCAGTAAAGCATAATATGAAATCCCATAACTGATGCTtggaatgaaatttaaatacatattgtacaatatattatttcagCACATACGCACGGACTGGACGTCAATGAAAAcagtttgaattttataataataattgtcatGTCCGATTAACAAGCAAGGAGAATTTACCCGAGAAGCAAATTACAATATATAGGAAAAGCACACATCTGTGTGTatacaaacaatatataatataatataacgaacACACGCCAATTTGATTAGGTCCCACAGTTAAATTACGAATGCAAACCATAGCTCTGTTCGCTTCATATTGTCTAATGTGATGGCAAATAATTgacattattattacacatacacGCATATATTAACATATCATATAGATATTAAATGCATTCTCAACACAAGCCGAGgataattaaattgtttatgGAGTAATATTATTTGCTCATTTTaacgaaataaatatgtatgtacatacagtatatttgtataactcttttgtttcatttttttctacaCTGTCCTTCATtagattacatttttatttttcatacacatttttatctaaatattttaatatacatatgtatagtgaataTACTGGGAaaagaaaattgtaaatattaataatacaataataatataagatttaaccagcttgtaaaaaaaaaaaaacaatacgcaATGAACACAAGAACGTTTACAAAAATAAGAATTCAAAACAGGATAGTAATTACATATTCACAAGATATTTTCAATACTCTACACTTTTTCACATATCATCAGCGCTACGTTTCTCGAtatagttttatataattttattatgaaaaaattctCGTTTAAATGACTGGTAGTAGAGCGACAATAATAATTTGTCATATATTAAGATAAATTTGAGCATCTTCCAACATcttaaaacattttatacacaGTAATAAACAGTTACACTATTAGATTTAAGAGctctacatttttttcaaagagTGACATTTCGCCACTTGACTAAAGATATCAAAACCCCGACGGAAGGATCGAAGCCAGAAACAATCACGGTTCTAAatgttttgtacataatttttgacTGGCTATCTAAATACAAATACTCTTTAGTCTTTCCTCACAAAAGTTTTGCCACtgaaaaatgtataaatcattattataatattatattataatttaattccaaatataattgaaataaaatagaatacatACGTAATTGTCTTCTTTTCTACATTCTTGGGTTCCGGCCGCGCTCTGTTGAGGACTTTCAAAAAGTCTTGCGTTTTGGCTCTCATTCTCGAATGTATATATGCTTTTGAGCATTTAATATGATAATGAAGATAATCTCGGAACATGTGTAAAAGATCAATCGTGTTATCTCGGGAATCCGAACAAGTGTGCCGAGGAAAGAGTACTGAAAAGAACACAAAATCGTTCATAATGTGTGCAACAAATAATATAGCGTCCTATTAAATGATAGAAGGTGAAAGCACATACCGAATGTAACATAACCGATATTGTCTCCGACTCTGGCATCAGTATTGAGAAGTTCCAATGGAGGCTCCTTGTGGGAAAATAAGACCTGGAAAACAAACGTGTCATATAAGAAtacaaatttgattataaaaatttacgCAAACGTTTAAATGCCAAACCTGAGGTGCCGTATGAGACGCCCGTCTTCCTTCCTTGAGTTCTTGCATAAATACTTTTCCGATGACTACATCATCTTCATGTTTGAAAATTGTTGAAAATACGACAGTCACTCTATCGCTCTGAGCTTCAATAtatctacaaaaaaaatttacataatttgaGATTTTCCCACACGATTACTACACTAAGTAGTTCCTTAGATATATTAGAAACCATACAAAGTTTCGTCTTGTCTATAGTTGATGACGGCTCTTTTATTTCCTAACTGGCCTTCCTCTTGGAATTTAAAATATCTTTCGAAAACCGAAGCGAAACAGTGACGTTTCAATAGGCCGACTCTTTTGACAATATCTTCCCAGTCATCAGGTACATTTTCTAAATCCAATAATACTGACACGTTATAACCTGAAACGCAAAAGGCAATAGGGAAATTTCATTGAAAGGAATATgtctacaaatatatatatatatatatatatatatatatatatatatatatatatatatatatatatatatatatatatatatatatatatatatatacatatatatatatatatatatatatatatatatatatatatatatatatatatatatatatatatatatatacaacgaaTACGATCATACCAGTTTCTGGTTCCGTGAGCAGGGGTCCGTACACCCTTTTTAAAAGTTCATCGGCTCCATGTTCTAATAATTGCTTGTAAAATTTAAGCGATATACTAACCTGCAACATAAGAGAGaatcaaatttgtatatatttaaagtcAATATCAAATCTATCCGCTACACTATTACCAAAACACATATCTTCAGATACAATATAATCCCAACAAACCCAACATTTTCGAAACAGTCATATTATTGGcatcaaaattttgttttttttttttcaacattattggatgtaataaaaaaattagatgAAACAGACTTTAACtatattatgctatacattaaaatttttacttcTTTGTTCACTTCAACTCATGAATATGAATGGAGGAAAGagtgaacattctagcttgcaATGATGCCTTTAGTAAAAATCTAATTAGTATCATACAGAATCAGAGTAGTAATTGTACAGTACTCATTACTTTTATTAGCTCCAGCAACTTACAAAGAAAGCAATTATTTCTGCTTCATCTCatcatgctattttttttttttaacggaataaaataaaacttttgataattaaataaattaaaacatcgAAGCGTTTGTTTGCTACATTGGTCTCTTTGAAAGTGAGTAATAAAGAATATGATACGATGATTAATCGCATGAGAGATAAGATTAAACACTCACCCTAACTTTGGTTTTATCACcgtttaaatttgaaatgtgaAAGAGTACTCCGTCGAAGTCGGCGACCGTCACGTCTGTGGTTTCCGGTTTTAAGCTGAAACACAAACGAGAGCGATAAGCGGGATGTGCATACAAATGTGAATTCGCGTTATCGCGTCGAATTGCACAAATGGTTTGCATAGGACGAATTCCGTCGTGACGTGATGCGTGATGCGTGATGTGTGACGTGTGACGTGTGACGTGAAGTGACGATGGAGTATGAGGTGAGAAGTAGCAGTAGGAGAGGTGGGCGGGGCAGGCGAACTGTCAAAATCTCACCGAGCGATCGCGTTCCGGTATTTGACGGCCAGCGTCTCCTCGACGATGCGGTTGTGGATTTCTAGCAGAATCATCTCGAGTCAAACGGTTGCGAGTGGCGAATTGAATCGAAGACTCGAAGGTTGTGCTGACGAGAAGCGAGTGGTGGCGAGCGGCGATCGTCAATCGGCGATCTGCGATTCGCGATTGGCGATTGACGGGGCGGCGGCCGACACAGTCACCGGCTGCAGCCGCGACCGCACTGCATGCCGCCGTCCAAGCAATGCGCATACCGACCATGCCGTGTGCCCTCTTTTCGTACTTGCCACCTCGATTATGCGAAATATGTCAACGGAAAAGCCACTCATTTGCCTGAAAATTcaagacaatttttttcatttcgagtcTTTAATTGAACATTAATGCTAAAAATTTATTTCGTAAATAATTTCCAGTGAATCACCGACGTGCATttcataagccagcagcatagctcggttgttaagcttctgcttagcgtcgtgaggtgccgggttcgatcccagggccgggtctcgagtgaaaatgaatttttcagagtatgctgctggttagacctggatttgtagCTCcaggtttcctatcagagtttgccaattttctctgttttcattgttgtaacggttcccggtaaaaattggccaaaatccttcctatatatgtatacaatatgtcaccaataatttgtgtttgattaatgtgcaataaataagtttgtgtacgatttgatagatgtctcattgatttgctagtttttcagtgtctcgtaattcagttacttatataataaataaaaaatgctgcaatatttgtaattggccaggaaggcgcattggggtttcctgtaatgccttcctggtatgtgttgTCATAAAAAAATGCCAAATGTCCAAATGAAACTGAATAATGAAATGTTGCGTAATAATTTGAACTGTTGGCAGCACTGATTGACAGCTACTTCGTTTTCCTTTCCAGGCTCCGTTTAGATATGCTTCATTTGCATTTGTTTCGTTAGTTCTAAAGCAGTGGTTCTTAGccttgttggaggtactgacccccaccagtttcatatacgccttcaccgaacccttcttaattggcaccCGAATCATATGAGTCGGGTGTGTGTCTTGACCTCCGCCGAATCCCTGAGACTGATTCACCGAACtcctggggttcgatcgaaccaggttaagaaccactttAACTAGAACTCGAGAATAATAAAACTTTTCTAACTGATGTTTCCAATGATAAAtgggttacatcccaaatgtgaatcgctaccaggataaccgccgctataCAAAAATTGCGCGCGCGGAACTcctgtcgcacaggaaaattgtcGTACGGAAAACTGCCTAAATATTGCTCAGCATATggttttttacgagatttttattgctatcaaatttacaatgacGTTACGGACTCGTATGTCCCTATCTACATACGAAGTTCAtgtgtctagtcgataataataaaaatctcgtaaaaaaccatatgctgagcaatatttaggcagttttctgtacggcaattttcctttGCGACAGGAGATCCGCACGCGCGATTTTCGTAGTGGGgattatcctggtagcgattcaaatttg
Encoded here:
- the Arpc2 gene encoding actin-related protein 2/3 complex, subunit 2 isoform X1 → MQTICAIRRDNANSHLYAHPAYRSRLCFSLKPETTDVTVADFDGVLFHISNLNGDKTKVRVSISLKFYKQLLEHGADELLKRVYGPLLTEPETGYNVSVLLDLENVPDDWEDIVKRVGLLKRHCFASVFERYFKFQEEGQLGNKRAVINYRQDETLYIEAQSDRVTVVFSTIFKHEDDVVIGKVFMQELKEGRRASHTAPQVLFSHKEPPLELLNTDARVGDNIGYVTFVLFPRHTCSDSRDNTIDLLHMFRDYLHYHIKCSKAYIHSRMRAKTQDFLKVLNRARPEPKNVEKKTITGKTFVRKD
- the Arpc2 gene encoding actin-related protein 2/3 complex, subunit 2 isoform X2, whose amino-acid sequence is MILLEIHNRIVEETLAVKYRNAIARLKPETTDVTVADFDGVLFHISNLNGDKTKVRVSISLKFYKQLLEHGADELLKRVYGPLLTEPETGYNVSVLLDLENVPDDWEDIVKRVGLLKRHCFASVFERYFKFQEEGQLGNKRAVINYRQDETLYIEAQSDRVTVVFSTIFKHEDDVVIGKVFMQELKEGRRASHTAPQVLFSHKEPPLELLNTDARVGDNIGYVTFVLFPRHTCSDSRDNTIDLLHMFRDYLHYHIKCSKAYIHSRMRAKTQDFLKVLNRARPEPKNVEKKTITGKTFVRKD